A genomic segment from Lagenorhynchus albirostris chromosome X, mLagAlb1.1, whole genome shotgun sequence encodes:
- the LOC132513126 gene encoding uncharacterized protein CXorf49 homolog — protein sequence MNGKEQKEARRDRDRDSGHRPSPRFWGHPGRDMSSPDEVYVLRRRVRPKVRERAGVRIAGPAVPPGPDPGPEPGEPRSGKGGGGFPDPEGFQSKREMLEGRGPVLWGREGRPGSPHEHTRDLLDLIDESEAANLQQLTDQDVLGVRRYPSPERSTAFKEATGSTLRLEAGPGGRGAPGQSCGEASTAPAGPLHLGGPEAGRALGSPKRGTKRRLNVAADRQRRSAEGLAWLLSDSESSDEFSETQLMTVSTYRRGGGQAKPSRPEDPGDTPRHSKFQVRENYRHVTGSSLSSAPRGLSSVVERQGVGEQGISSPKKMQSVLWGKGGSKPSYPGAAAAAAAAAAAASVSAAAPGGLPQVTPRKNGAQEKKSVGEASKLALGGTFGSRGQRISATPVEPATFPPISGIPLPGRPKSYTLVLSGTKQSKHSGAGKKSVVRWARESEAVAGEDKDPNRDPAPKGQLLTHRPGTSCLRMHRRKASSGDVNTRGPQDPGNSEPLALNQGEVMPRGPAPSGDRGPLDHPPRPETQQQPLGTPCCPWVMLPLHPGNAGPNSRCLELKREVDELKEQLAAVQYLADKLQTL from the exons ATGAACGGGAAGGAGCAGAAGGAAG CCCGCCGTGACCGCGACCGCGACTCGGGCCATCGACCGTCGCCCCGGTTCTGGGGCCACCCGGGTCGCGACATGAGCTCCCCGGATGAGGTGTATGTGTTGAGAAGGCGTGTCCGCCCAAAAGTCAGGGAGCGGGCCGGCGTTCGCATAGCCGGCCCCGCAGTCCCGCCGGGGCCCGACCCAGGCCCCGAGCCTGGGGAGCCGCGGAGCGGCAAGGGCGGAGGCGGCTTCCCGGACCCCGAGGGCTTCCAGTCGAAGCGGGAGATGCTGGAAGGGCGAGGGCCGGTGCTGTGGGGCCGCGAAGGCCGACCTGGCTCCCCACATGAGCACACGAGGGACCTCCTGGACCTGATCGACGAGTCTGAGGCG GCCAACCTGCAGCAGCTGACCGACCAGGACGTGCTGGGCGTCCGCAGGTACCCGTCCCCGGAGAGGTCCACTGCCTTCAAAGAGGCCACTGGGTCGACACTGCGCCTCGAGGCGGGTCCCGGCGGTCGAGGAGCGCCCGGCCAGAGCTGTGGGGAGGCGTCGACGGCTCCAGCCGGCCCTCTCCACCTCGGTGGGCCTGAAGCGGGCCGGGCCTTGGGGAGCCCTAAGAGAGGCACTAAGCGTAGGTTGAACGTGGCTGCGGATCGCCAGCGGCGCTCCGCGGAAGGCCTGGCCTGGCTGCTGTCCGACTCCGAGTCCTCAGATGAATTCAGTGAGACACAGCTGATGACGGTGAGCACTTACCGCAGAGGAGGAGGCCAGGCCAAGCCCAGCAGACCCGAGGATCCCGGGGACACTCCCAGACACTCGAAGTTCCAAGTCAGGGAGAATTACCGTCACGTGACAGGCTCTTCCCTGTCCTCGGCTCCGCGAGGACTCTCTTCGGTTGTGGAAAGGCAGGGCGTGGGAGAGCAGGGCATCTCTTCCCCTAAGAAAATGCAGAGCGTGCTGTGGGGCAAGGGGGGCAGCAAGCCCAGCTACCcgggagctgctgctgctgctgctgctgctgctgctgctgcttctgtttctGCTGCTGCTCCAGGTGGCCTGCCGCAGGTCACTCCTAGGAAGAACGGAGCCCAGGAGAAGAAATCCGTCGGGGAAGCATCCAAACTTGCCCTGGGGGGAACCTTCGGTTCCCGGGGGCAGCGAATCTCGGCAACTCCCGTGGAACCGGCCACCTTCCCCCCAATCTCTGGTATTCCGCTGCCTGGGAGACCCAAGAGTTATACCTTGGTCCTTTCGGGAACCAAACAGTCCAAGCACAGTGGCGCTGGGAAGAAATCCGTGGTCAGGTGGGCAAGGGAGTCTGAGGCGGTGGCGGGAGAAGATAAGGACCCAAATAGAGACCCAGCTCCAAAAGGCCAA cTGCTCACTCACAGGCCAGGGACATCTTGTCTGCGCATGCATCGTAGAAAAGCCAGCAGTGGCGACGTCAACACCAGAGGCCCCCAAGATCCAGGAAACTCAGAACCCTTGGCCCTGAACCAGGGAGAAGTCATGCCCAGGGGGCCTGCCCCCTCAG GTGACCGGGGGCCACTTGACCATCCCCCAAGACCGGAAACGCAGCAGCAGCCACTGGGAACGCCCTGCTGTCCTTGGGTAATGCTTCCTCTGCATCCTGGAAATGCAGGCCCAAACTCGAGG TGTCTCGAGCTAAAGAGAGAAGTAGACGAACTTAAGGAGCAACTTG CCGCCGTGCAGTACCTGGCTGACAagttgcagaccctttga